A stretch of Pempheris klunzingeri isolate RE-2024b chromosome 19, fPemKlu1.hap1, whole genome shotgun sequence DNA encodes these proteins:
- the LOC139218745 gene encoding growth arrest and DNA damage-inducible protein GADD45 gamma-like — protein MTLEEVLIQKPAERAQCTGKALAEVLVSAKDNDSLTVGVYECAKVMNLDPDSVSFCVLAVDEEFECDIALQIHFTLIQSFCFDNDISIVRVSDMQRLAEIVGDKAEQLEDAHCVLITNPADGSWEDPALEKLHQFCEESRRLNDWVPEISLPER, from the exons atgacTCTCGAGGAGGTTCTGATCCAGAAACCCGCCGAACGTGCTCAGTGCACCGGCAAAGCCCTGGCGGAGGTCCTGGTGTCCGCTAAAGACAACGACTCCCTCACCGTGGGCGTCTACGAGTGCGCAAAAGTTATGAATCT TGACCCGGACAGTGTGTCCTTCTGTGTCCTGGCTGTGGATGAGGAGTTCGAGTGTGACATCGCTCTGCAGATCCACTTCACCCTCATCCAGTCCTTCTGCTTCGACAACGACATCAGCATCGTCAGAGTGAGCGACATGCAGCGTCTGGCTGAGATTGTTGGCGACAAGGCCGAGCAGCTTGAAGATGCCCACTGCGTCCTCATCACG AACCCAGCTGACGGGTCTTGGGAGGACCCTGCTCTGGAGAAGCTGCACCAGTTCTGTGAGGAGAGCCGCCGTCTGAACGACTGGGTTCCTGAGATCAGCCTCCCTGAGCGTTGA